Proteins from one Telopea speciosissima isolate NSW1024214 ecotype Mountain lineage chromosome 1, Tspe_v1, whole genome shotgun sequence genomic window:
- the LOC122656832 gene encoding CBL-interacting serine/threonine-protein kinase 4-like isoform X2, giving the protein MHSPADPTTATATTTTTTTSSSSNVLLGKYRLGRLLGRGNFAKVYIARSLADGSDLAVKVMDKTKILNATMEPRVISEISVMRRLRHPNIIRIHEVMATKSKIYLAMEYARGGELLAKISRHKRFTEPVARFYFQQLVSSLYFCHRNGVAHRDLKPQNLLLDEHGNLKISDFGLSALPEQLKDGLLYTACGTPAYTAPEVVCQKGYDGAKADAWSCGVILFAFLAGFLPFDDSNIAVMYRRIRRREFQFPSWFSKPVKWIISRLLDPNPETRISIEAVMEVGWFKKSLQEKDQNPNQQQMQTLFNLQLTMSPDKGSMNAFDIISLSSGLDLSALFEGKRKWAKRFTSMIASPERIVKRVTEAGEKLGYTVERRKKSVIGLGKERLGLLIELLEVAPSVFMVQVRVGNGEGGMELVELQWGELKLELEDMVLAWHNDCV; this is encoded by the coding sequence caccgccaccgccaccaccaccaccaccaccaccagcagcagcagcaatgtgTTGCTAGGTAAGTATCGCCTCGGCCGCCTGCTCGGCCGTGGTAACTTTGCAAAGGTGTATATTGCTCGTTCTCTCGCAGATGGTTCCGATTTAGCCGTGAAGGTAATGGATAAGACCAAGATCCTCAACGCCACCATGGAACCCCGGGTAATTAGCGAAATCTCTGTTATGCGTCGACTTAGACACCCAAACATAATCAGAATCCATGAAGTTATGGctacaaaatccaaaatctaCTTGGCCATGGAATACGCCAGAGGCGGCGAGTTGCTGGCCAAGATTTCCCGGCACAAACGCTTCACCGAACCTGTCGCCCGCTTTTACTTCCAACAGCTAGTCTCATCCCTTTACTTCTGTCACAGAAATGGCGTTGCTCACAGAGACCTCAAGCCCCAAAACCTTCTCCTCGACGAACACGGCAACCTCAAGATCTCCGATTTTGGACTCTCTGCTCTTCCCGAGCAATTGAAAGATGGGCTCCTTTACACGGCTTGCGGAACGCCGGCATATACAGCCCCAGAGGTCGTCTGCCAGAAAGGCTACGACGGTGCCAAAGCCGACGCTTGGTCATGCGGCGTCATCCTCTTCGCCTTCCTCGCTGGTTTCCTCCCTTTCGACGATTCCAATATCGCCGTCATGTATAGGAGGATTCGCCGCCGGGAGTTTCAATTCCCGTCGTGGTTCTCGAAGCCGGTGAAATGGATCATCTCTCGGCTACTGGACCCCAATCCTGAAACCCGGATCAGCATCGAAGCTGTAATGGAGGTAGGTTGGTTCAAGAAGTCGTTGCAAGAGAAAGATCAGAATCCGAATCAACAACAGATGCAAACCCTTTTCAATTTGCAGCTAACAATGTCGCCGGACAAGGGTTCGATGAATGCTTTCGATATTATATCGTTGTCGTCGGGATTGGATTTGTCGGCGTTGTTCGAAGGAAAGAGGAAGTGGGCGAAGAGATTCACATCGATGATAGCATCTCCAGAGAGGATTGTGAAGAGAGTGACTGAGGCCGGAGAGAAATTAGGATACACAgtagagagaaggaagaaaagtgTGATTGGGTTAGGGAAGGAGAGGTTGGGATTGTTGATAGAGTTGTTGGAGGTAGCACCTTCGGTGTTTATGGTACAAGTGAGAGTGGGGAATGGGGAAGGAGGGATGGAATTGGTGGAGTTGCAGTGGGGAGAGTTGAAATTGGAGCTTGAAGACATGGTTCTTGCCTGGCACAACGATTGTGTCTGA
- the LOC122656832 gene encoding CBL-interacting serine/threonine-protein kinase 4-like isoform X1, with amino-acid sequence MHSPADPTTDIVTTTATATTTTTTTSSSSNVLLGKYRLGRLLGRGNFAKVYIARSLADGSDLAVKVMDKTKILNATMEPRVISEISVMRRLRHPNIIRIHEVMATKSKIYLAMEYARGGELLAKISRHKRFTEPVARFYFQQLVSSLYFCHRNGVAHRDLKPQNLLLDEHGNLKISDFGLSALPEQLKDGLLYTACGTPAYTAPEVVCQKGYDGAKADAWSCGVILFAFLAGFLPFDDSNIAVMYRRIRRREFQFPSWFSKPVKWIISRLLDPNPETRISIEAVMEVGWFKKSLQEKDQNPNQQQMQTLFNLQLTMSPDKGSMNAFDIISLSSGLDLSALFEGKRKWAKRFTSMIASPERIVKRVTEAGEKLGYTVERRKKSVIGLGKERLGLLIELLEVAPSVFMVQVRVGNGEGGMELVELQWGELKLELEDMVLAWHNDCV; translated from the coding sequence ATtgtcaccaccaccgccaccgccaccaccaccaccaccaccaccagcagcagcagcaatgtgTTGCTAGGTAAGTATCGCCTCGGCCGCCTGCTCGGCCGTGGTAACTTTGCAAAGGTGTATATTGCTCGTTCTCTCGCAGATGGTTCCGATTTAGCCGTGAAGGTAATGGATAAGACCAAGATCCTCAACGCCACCATGGAACCCCGGGTAATTAGCGAAATCTCTGTTATGCGTCGACTTAGACACCCAAACATAATCAGAATCCATGAAGTTATGGctacaaaatccaaaatctaCTTGGCCATGGAATACGCCAGAGGCGGCGAGTTGCTGGCCAAGATTTCCCGGCACAAACGCTTCACCGAACCTGTCGCCCGCTTTTACTTCCAACAGCTAGTCTCATCCCTTTACTTCTGTCACAGAAATGGCGTTGCTCACAGAGACCTCAAGCCCCAAAACCTTCTCCTCGACGAACACGGCAACCTCAAGATCTCCGATTTTGGACTCTCTGCTCTTCCCGAGCAATTGAAAGATGGGCTCCTTTACACGGCTTGCGGAACGCCGGCATATACAGCCCCAGAGGTCGTCTGCCAGAAAGGCTACGACGGTGCCAAAGCCGACGCTTGGTCATGCGGCGTCATCCTCTTCGCCTTCCTCGCTGGTTTCCTCCCTTTCGACGATTCCAATATCGCCGTCATGTATAGGAGGATTCGCCGCCGGGAGTTTCAATTCCCGTCGTGGTTCTCGAAGCCGGTGAAATGGATCATCTCTCGGCTACTGGACCCCAATCCTGAAACCCGGATCAGCATCGAAGCTGTAATGGAGGTAGGTTGGTTCAAGAAGTCGTTGCAAGAGAAAGATCAGAATCCGAATCAACAACAGATGCAAACCCTTTTCAATTTGCAGCTAACAATGTCGCCGGACAAGGGTTCGATGAATGCTTTCGATATTATATCGTTGTCGTCGGGATTGGATTTGTCGGCGTTGTTCGAAGGAAAGAGGAAGTGGGCGAAGAGATTCACATCGATGATAGCATCTCCAGAGAGGATTGTGAAGAGAGTGACTGAGGCCGGAGAGAAATTAGGATACACAgtagagagaaggaagaaaagtgTGATTGGGTTAGGGAAGGAGAGGTTGGGATTGTTGATAGAGTTGTTGGAGGTAGCACCTTCGGTGTTTATGGTACAAGTGAGAGTGGGGAATGGGGAAGGAGGGATGGAATTGGTGGAGTTGCAGTGGGGAGAGTTGAAATTGGAGCTTGAAGACATGGTTCTTGCCTGGCACAACGATTGTGTCTGA